The window GTCACATGATGAACAGAACGAAGCAAAAGTTGGCGATGTTGTTCGTATCATGGAAACTCGTCCACTTTCAGCAACAAAGCGTTTCCGCCTTGTTGAAGTGGTAGAAAAAGCAGTTATTATTTAATTATTCGGATTAAGATCTATTCCGAAGGGAGGTTACACGTATGATTCAACAGGAAACACGTTTAAAAGTTGCTGACAACTCTGGTGCTCGTGAAGTACTTACAATTAAAGTTCTTGGTGGTTCTGGACGCAAGACAGCAAACATCGGTGATGTAATTGTTTGTACCGTGAAACAAGCAACACCAGGTGGAGTTGTTAAGAAAAGTGATGTTGTTAAAGCTGTTATCGTTCGTACAAAAAGCGGTGCACGTCGCAAAGACGGTACTTACATTCGTTTCGATGAAAACGCATGTGTAATCATCAAGGATGATAAGAGTCCTCGCGGAACTCGTATCTTCGGACCAGTTGCTCGTGAA of the Bacillus sp. 1NLA3E genome contains:
- the rplN gene encoding 50S ribosomal protein L14, whose translation is MIQQETRLKVADNSGAREVLTIKVLGGSGRKTANIGDVIVCTVKQATPGGVVKKSDVVKAVIVRTKSGARRKDGTYIRFDENACVIIKDDKSPRGTRIFGPVARELRENNFMKIVSLAPEVL